A single genomic interval of Hafnia alvei harbors:
- the hxpB gene encoding hexitol phosphatase HxpB, with the protein MPVSRIEAVIFDMDGLLIDSEPLWTQGEHDVFSSLGIDVDAANVPETLGLRIDLVVKLWYQRTPWQGASQEEVTERIIRRVIDLVRETKPLLPGVEHALKLCRQQGMKIGLASASPLYMLNEVLDMFSISQYFDAVVSAEALPYSKPHPEVYLNAAQQLGVDPLNCVTLEDSFNGMIATKAARMRSIVVPAPENINDPRWALADVKLNNLNELTAANIQP; encoded by the coding sequence ATGCCTGTGAGTCGCATTGAAGCCGTAATTTTCGATATGGATGGGTTACTGATAGATTCTGAACCACTATGGACTCAAGGAGAACACGATGTATTTTCCTCCTTAGGCATCGACGTTGATGCAGCGAATGTTCCTGAAACCCTAGGCCTACGCATCGATTTAGTCGTAAAACTTTGGTATCAGCGCACGCCATGGCAAGGCGCAAGCCAAGAAGAAGTGACTGAGCGCATTATTCGCCGCGTCATTGATCTGGTGCGTGAGACCAAACCGTTGCTGCCCGGCGTTGAACACGCGTTAAAACTGTGTCGTCAGCAGGGAATGAAAATCGGTTTAGCCTCGGCGTCACCGCTTTATATGCTTAACGAAGTGCTGGACATGTTTAGCATCAGCCAGTATTTCGACGCCGTGGTTTCGGCAGAAGCATTACCGTATAGCAAACCGCACCCTGAAGTTTATCTTAACGCCGCTCAGCAACTTGGCGTAGATCCCCTCAACTGCGTGACGCTCGAAGATTCGTTTAACGGCATGATCGCCACCAAAGCTGCTCGTATGCGCTCTATTGTGGTACCCGCGCCGGAGAATATTAACGATCCTCGCTGGGCATTAGCCGATGTGAAGTTAAACAATCTCAACGAACTCACTGCGGCGAATATTCAGCCTTAA
- a CDS encoding YniB family protein, whose amino-acid sequence MTYQQAGWVAVAKRIFGWIVFIPALLSTTVSILNFLYQHSQKQEGLNAVMLDFVHVMIDMVKFNTHFLDVFWFNSPQPVLGQGFTGGNIMFWIIYWLIFVGMALQASGARMSRQVRHIREGIEDQLILEQMKGAEGHSREALEKRIVLPRHTIFLQFFPLYILPIIVAVIGYFILKLLGLV is encoded by the coding sequence ATGACCTACCAACAAGCTGGTTGGGTTGCGGTGGCAAAACGGATATTCGGGTGGATAGTTTTTATTCCAGCGCTGCTTTCAACCACGGTGTCGATACTTAACTTTCTTTATCAGCATAGCCAAAAGCAAGAAGGGCTTAATGCCGTCATGCTGGACTTCGTGCACGTGATGATTGATATGGTGAAGTTTAATACCCATTTTCTGGATGTGTTCTGGTTCAATTCACCGCAGCCGGTATTAGGGCAGGGATTTACCGGCGGTAATATCATGTTTTGGATCATCTACTGGCTGATCTTTGTGGGAATGGCACTGCAAGCCTCGGGGGCTCGCATGTCACGGCAGGTGCGTCATATTCGCGAAGGTATTGAAGACCAGCTGATTTTAGAACAGATGAAAGGGGCTGAAGGGCATTCGCGTGAAGCGTTAGAAAAACGCATTGTGTTGCCGCGCCATACCATTTTCCTGCAGTTTTTCCCACTGTATATTCTGCCAATTATCGTGGCGGTGATCGGGTACTTTATTTTGAAGCTGCTCGGGTTGGTGTAA
- a CDS encoding fructosamine kinase family protein, with protein MWQAVSQLLCGHFDRAFTIREKRELPGGEVHQAWCVSDGEHQVFIKCDTPDFLQDFKAEADQLACLARSHTVKTPQVYGVGATREASFLLLEYLPVRPLDAHNAYLFGQQLARLHQWSEQPQFGFDYDNHLSTSPQPNTWQRRWAKFFSEQRIGWQLQLAAEKGIHFGDIDSIVTAVEQRLHNHQPQPSLLHGDLWPANMGLSAQGPVIFDPACYWGDRECDLAMLPLFSLLPAQIYDGYQSVWPLPTSFIERQPVYQLYHQLNMCNLFAGPHLETAIQAIDRLMEKDVA; from the coding sequence ATGTGGCAAGCTGTAAGTCAGTTATTATGCGGACACTTTGACCGAGCCTTTACTATCCGCGAAAAACGTGAACTCCCTGGCGGCGAAGTCCATCAGGCTTGGTGTGTTAGCGATGGCGAACATCAGGTCTTTATCAAATGTGACACCCCCGACTTCCTACAAGATTTTAAGGCTGAAGCGGATCAGTTAGCCTGCTTGGCGCGTAGCCATACGGTAAAAACACCGCAGGTTTATGGCGTTGGTGCCACGCGCGAGGCCAGCTTTTTACTACTGGAGTATTTGCCGGTGCGTCCACTTGATGCCCACAATGCCTATCTATTCGGTCAGCAACTCGCGCGTTTACATCAGTGGAGCGAACAGCCTCAATTTGGTTTCGATTACGACAATCACCTTTCCACTTCCCCACAGCCGAATACTTGGCAGCGCCGCTGGGCCAAATTCTTTTCTGAACAACGTATCGGCTGGCAATTGCAGCTCGCTGCGGAAAAAGGCATTCATTTCGGCGATATCGACAGCATCGTAACCGCCGTTGAGCAGCGTTTACACAACCACCAGCCGCAGCCTTCACTGCTGCACGGCGATCTCTGGCCGGCGAATATGGGGCTCAGTGCGCAAGGGCCGGTGATTTTCGACCCTGCTTGCTACTGGGGCGACCGCGAATGTGATTTAGCCATGCTGCCGCTATTTTCGTTGCTGCCCGCCCAAATTTATGACGGTTACCAAAGCGTTTGGCCGCTGCCGACATCATTTATTGAGCGTCAGCCCGTTTATCAGCTCTATCATCAGTTGAATATGTGCAACCTGTTCGCAGGGCCACATTTGGAGACCGCTATTCAAGCGATTGACCGTTTGATGGAGAAAGATGTGGCGTAG
- the ghoS gene encoding type V toxin-antitoxin system endoribonuclease antitoxin GhoS has product MSQSAIACYVVTFSYPQADLAETAKLNNQLMLEGFATTVADSDGIPHELGPNSYAITSLQDKTDVERLAQALGKVALGQEPEVEAVLRDEYFTQLWATRNPSKGQH; this is encoded by the coding sequence ATGAGTCAATCTGCTATTGCTTGCTATGTAGTGACCTTCAGTTATCCGCAGGCCGATCTTGCGGAAACCGCCAAGCTCAACAACCAACTCATGTTGGAGGGGTTTGCGACTACCGTCGCGGATTCTGACGGTATTCCCCATGAACTGGGACCCAATAGCTACGCCATCACAAGCCTACAGGATAAGACCGACGTTGAGCGCCTTGCTCAGGCGTTAGGAAAAGTAGCATTGGGCCAAGAACCCGAAGTGGAAGCCGTTTTGCGCGATGAATATTTCACCCAGCTTTGGGCGACAAGGAATCCATCTAAAGGGCAGCATTAG
- a CDS encoding transglycosylase SLT domain-containing protein encodes MKKRISCMLAVLLLAGCAKEQTPPQTVKLNVNNNARGSFLDARTPPDGEFGTYIRTASNSYGIDETLIKAIIQVESGGNPHAVSTSNAIGLMQLKASTAGKDAYRKKGRGGQPTSRELKDPAVNIDLGTAYLNILQNQQLAGISNPKTMRYAMIVSYANGAGAMLRTFSPNRKVAIDKINSMSPEAFYQHIQKRHPAAQAPRYLWKVNTAYLAMVQ; translated from the coding sequence GTGAAGAAACGAATCAGTTGCATGTTGGCGGTATTGCTTTTGGCTGGGTGTGCGAAAGAGCAAACACCGCCTCAAACAGTAAAGTTAAACGTCAACAACAATGCTCGCGGTAGTTTTCTAGATGCACGAACGCCACCTGATGGAGAGTTTGGAACCTATATCCGAACGGCCTCAAACAGTTATGGCATTGATGAAACCTTAATAAAGGCCATTATTCAGGTTGAGTCAGGAGGGAATCCTCACGCAGTCAGTACATCTAATGCCATCGGGCTGATGCAGTTAAAAGCTTCAACGGCAGGTAAGGATGCTTACCGCAAGAAGGGACGAGGCGGGCAACCAACGTCGCGTGAGTTAAAAGATCCTGCGGTTAATATTGATTTAGGCACTGCCTATCTCAATATCTTGCAGAATCAGCAGTTAGCCGGAATATCAAACCCTAAGACCATGCGCTATGCGATGATCGTATCGTATGCCAACGGAGCAGGGGCCATGTTGAGGACGTTCTCGCCAAACCGTAAGGTCGCGATCGACAAAATCAACAGCATGTCACCGGAAGCTTTTTATCAGCATATCCAAAAACGACATCCGGCAGCGCAGGCTCCGCGTTATCTGTGGAAGGTAAACACCGCGTATCTCGCGATGGTGCAATAA
- a CDS encoding HAAAP family serine/threonine permease, producing the protein MSIISPDAGRVATERPSKWNKTDTVWMFGLYATAVGAGTLFLPINAGLNGPLVLILMAILAYPLTYLPHRALSRFVLSGSSRDGDITDVVEEHFGILAGKAIMVLYLLAFFPIVLVYSISITNALESFLINQFHVTPPPRIWLSLGVVAALSLILRTGKETIVAAMGILVFPLIVFLLGISLYLIPYWHVSAFFTGLQQTSVSDPQLWRSLWLAVPVMVFSFSHAPIISSFSSTQKGLYGEGAERRCARIMRYSYMMICVSILFFVFSCVMSLSHAEMLAARDENITVLSSLANKFSNPLIAYLGPVMAILAMSKSYLGTSLGVTEGATSLIDGAFRSVGKKVSSNVTHKISAVLLFAVTWLVTFLNPSALHIIETISGPLIAVILFILPIYAIHKVPAMKKYRSITNPFVLIMGLIALSALVYSLI; encoded by the coding sequence ATGAGTATTATTTCCCCTGATGCTGGTCGGGTAGCGACAGAACGCCCGTCCAAGTGGAATAAAACAGACACAGTCTGGATGTTTGGGCTTTATGCCACGGCGGTTGGTGCGGGTACGCTATTTTTGCCTATCAACGCCGGCTTGAACGGCCCGTTAGTCTTGATTTTGATGGCGATTTTGGCTTATCCATTAACCTATTTGCCGCATCGCGCACTTAGCCGCTTTGTATTATCAGGTTCAAGCCGTGACGGTGATATCACCGACGTGGTTGAAGAGCATTTCGGCATTTTGGCGGGTAAGGCCATCATGGTGCTGTATTTACTGGCCTTTTTCCCGATAGTTTTGGTGTACAGCATCTCCATTACCAATGCGTTGGAAAGCTTCTTGATAAACCAGTTCCACGTTACGCCGCCGCCGAGGATCTGGTTGAGCTTAGGCGTAGTAGCGGCGCTGAGTTTGATCCTGCGCACCGGTAAAGAGACGATTGTCGCGGCAATGGGGATTTTAGTCTTCCCATTGATTGTGTTCCTGCTGGGTATCTCTCTCTATCTGATCCCGTATTGGCACGTATCTGCATTTTTCACCGGCCTGCAGCAAACGTCGGTGAGCGACCCTCAATTATGGCGTTCACTCTGGCTGGCGGTTCCGGTGATGGTGTTCTCATTTAGCCATGCACCGATCATCTCTTCGTTCTCTTCCACCCAAAAGGGACTGTACGGCGAGGGGGCCGAGCGTCGCTGTGCGCGTATCATGCGCTATAGCTACATGATGATTTGTGTCAGCATTTTGTTCTTTGTCTTTAGCTGTGTGATGAGCCTGTCGCATGCTGAAATGTTGGCGGCACGCGATGAAAATATTACCGTGCTGTCGAGTTTGGCGAATAAATTCTCAAATCCATTAATCGCCTACTTAGGACCGGTGATGGCGATTTTGGCGATGTCGAAATCCTATTTGGGAACCTCGCTGGGCGTGACCGAAGGTGCCACTAGCTTGATTGACGGCGCGTTCCGCAGCGTGGGTAAGAAAGTGTCGTCCAATGTGACTCACAAGATCTCTGCGGTGTTGTTGTTTGCTGTAACGTGGTTGGTGACCTTCTTGAACCCAAGCGCGTTGCATATTATTGAAACCATCAGTGGACCACTGATTGCGGTTATCCTGTTCATTCTGCCAATTTATGCCATTCATAAAGTGCCAGCGATGAAAAAATACCGTTCAATCACCAATCCTTTTGTGTTGATAATGGGCCTGATTGCATTGTCAGCGCTGGTCTACAGCCTGATCTAA
- a CDS encoding ABC transporter substrate-binding protein, whose amino-acid sequence MARSFNRLALVCALAVSAPVIATTYPLTITDTSGQRITLQHEPKRIVVQDGRDIMTLALLDRADPFSRIVAWNNLLKKSDPETLAVLNQKWPGEADKIPDMGFSDKGEVNLESVIARKPDLMIAQLRAKPALADTGVLKQLAALNVPVVFVDTFLQPIANTPKSIQLLGEVLNREQEAKEYTDFYQQHLQAITSITAKVTPKPRVFVEAKAGVGGAQACCFTHAHVGFGGMVEAIGAENLGSGLLPGATGEISMEKVISLKPDVYVVSGARWKNKDSIAIPFGYGVKSQQVDDRFGQLKARNGFNQIKAVQENHLYGLYHNFYNHPYNIVGLDYLAKFIYPQQFTDLEPAQTYRTIIAKFTQIPQSDAVFGAQAPVNKK is encoded by the coding sequence ATGGCACGTTCTTTCAATCGATTAGCGCTGGTATGTGCGCTGGCGGTATCTGCCCCCGTTATCGCAACGACTTATCCTCTGACCATCACAGACACATCCGGCCAGCGTATTACCTTGCAGCATGAGCCGAAGCGCATTGTGGTGCAGGATGGGCGTGACATCATGACGCTGGCATTGCTCGATCGTGCCGATCCGTTTAGCCGAATTGTGGCGTGGAACAATTTGCTGAAAAAAAGCGATCCTGAAACGCTTGCGGTGCTGAACCAAAAGTGGCCGGGAGAGGCAGATAAAATTCCTGATATGGGCTTTAGCGATAAGGGCGAGGTGAATTTAGAAAGCGTGATAGCACGTAAACCGGACTTAATGATAGCTCAACTGCGTGCCAAGCCCGCGCTAGCCGATACCGGAGTGCTGAAACAGCTAGCGGCACTGAACGTTCCCGTGGTGTTCGTGGATACCTTTTTACAGCCTATCGCCAATACGCCGAAAAGCATCCAACTGTTAGGTGAAGTACTTAATCGCGAACAGGAAGCAAAAGAATATACCGATTTTTATCAGCAGCACTTGCAGGCAATAACGTCGATAACCGCCAAAGTCACGCCAAAACCGCGCGTATTTGTTGAAGCAAAAGCGGGCGTTGGCGGGGCGCAAGCGTGCTGCTTTACCCATGCGCACGTTGGTTTTGGCGGTATGGTTGAGGCGATCGGCGCGGAGAATCTCGGGTCAGGGTTATTACCGGGCGCGACCGGTGAAATATCGATGGAGAAAGTGATCAGCCTGAAGCCGGATGTTTACGTGGTTTCCGGTGCTCGCTGGAAAAATAAAGACAGTATTGCTATTCCATTCGGTTACGGTGTCAAGTCTCAGCAGGTGGATGACCGTTTTGGTCAGTTGAAAGCCCGCAATGGATTCAACCAAATAAAAGCCGTGCAGGAAAACCATCTGTATGGCTTGTACCACAATTTCTATAACCATCCTTACAACATTGTAGGATTGGATTATTTAGCCAAGTTTATTTATCCGCAGCAGTTTACCGACCTTGAGCCTGCACAAACCTACCGCACCATCATTGCGAAATTTACCCAGATCCCACAGTCCGACGCTGTTTTTGGCGCACAGGCTCCAGTGAATAAAAAATAA
- a CDS encoding ATP-binding cassette domain-containing protein produces the protein MLRISALSIEQDKRQLWHDFSLNVLTGERVGISAPSGYGKTTLGRVLAGWQPYQQGSITLDDAALPCKGYCPVQLVPQHPELTFNPYRTTGQALRDAWHPDAEQLSRFHVKAEWLTRKPNQLSGGELARIALLRALDPRTRVLIADEVTAQLDPHIQRDIWQQLIIESQQRPLSMIIFSHQRALLEQICTRVEVIA, from the coding sequence ATGTTGCGTATTTCAGCGCTCAGCATAGAACAAGATAAGCGCCAGCTATGGCATGACTTTTCGCTCAACGTTTTGACCGGAGAGCGGGTAGGAATTTCAGCCCCTAGCGGCTACGGAAAAACAACATTAGGACGGGTATTAGCCGGCTGGCAGCCTTATCAGCAAGGGAGTATTACGCTTGACGATGCGGCGTTACCTTGCAAGGGGTATTGCCCTGTTCAGCTCGTTCCTCAACATCCTGAACTGACGTTCAACCCTTACCGCACCACGGGGCAAGCATTGCGCGATGCTTGGCACCCAGATGCTGAACAACTTTCTCGTTTTCACGTCAAAGCAGAATGGTTAACCCGTAAGCCCAACCAACTTTCTGGCGGCGAGCTGGCGCGTATTGCGCTGTTAAGAGCGTTAGATCCCCGCACGCGGGTGTTAATTGCCGATGAGGTCACCGCACAGCTCGATCCTCATATTCAGCGGGATATCTGGCAGCAACTGATCATTGAGTCGCAGCAGCGCCCGCTGAGCATGATTATTTTTAGTCATCAGCGGGCATTGTTGGAGCAGATTTGCACGCGCGTCGAGGTGATAGCGTAG
- a CDS encoding ATP-binding cassette domain-containing protein — MLNFDNVTIESARYSWFGRKRWSPILSDINFTLRRGEVVALVGGSGEGKSLLLQSALALLPQNLRKRGDIRLNGEALDALQCQKLRGNTLCYVPQGVSSLNPLLNVGTQLSRSLHLSGSHTCALALEQQIKHYQLQADVLLKYPRQLSGGMAKRVLACNAALGGAHYILADEITAWLDEPLACQLLQQLRDLSAQGAGVLWVTHDLSLAARFADRIVALNEGRVSDDITIDALKNGHGSPTLQKHWLAQPEHHPLFTHVPADDLATCKMRRV, encoded by the coding sequence ATGCTGAATTTCGACAACGTGACTATCGAGAGCGCTCGCTATAGCTGGTTTGGTCGTAAAAGATGGTCGCCCATCCTGAGCGATATTAATTTTACGCTACGCCGTGGCGAAGTGGTCGCGTTGGTGGGCGGCAGCGGCGAAGGAAAAAGTTTATTGCTGCAGAGCGCCTTAGCCCTACTGCCGCAGAACCTGCGCAAACGCGGCGATATTCGCTTAAACGGCGAAGCGCTTGATGCGCTGCAATGCCAAAAGTTACGCGGTAACACCTTATGTTATGTGCCACAGGGCGTGAGCTCTCTCAATCCACTGCTCAACGTTGGCACTCAACTCTCTCGCAGCCTGCACCTGAGCGGCAGCCATACCTGTGCGCTTGCTCTCGAACAGCAAATTAAACATTACCAACTGCAAGCCGACGTTTTGCTGAAATATCCTCGTCAGCTATCTGGTGGAATGGCCAAACGAGTGCTCGCCTGTAATGCCGCATTGGGCGGCGCGCACTATATTCTGGCCGATGAAATCACCGCGTGGCTCGACGAGCCGCTGGCCTGCCAGCTGTTGCAGCAGCTACGCGATCTCAGTGCACAAGGCGCCGGTGTTTTGTGGGTGACTCACGATTTGTCATTAGCCGCTCGCTTCGCCGATCGTATCGTCGCCCTCAACGAAGGGCGGGTCAGCGATGACATCACGATCGACGCTCTAAAAAACGGGCACGGCAGCCCTACGCTACAAAAACACTGGCTCGCCCAGCCGGAGCACCATCCGTTATTTACCCACGTGCCCGCTGATGATCTCGCAACCTGTAAAATGAGGCGCGTTTAA
- a CDS encoding ABC transporter permease has product MLHNPAPSLLRFVLSALVLVTLTLYGISLLSSDIPLDLLARYQAPSAVHWFGTDNLGRDLWLRCFQGALTSLQIGIGASLCSGIIAMLVASLTLLHPALDHMLRLLVDTLLSLPHLLLLILICFTVGGGKHGVILAVALTHWPKLSLILRAEAQRIRTSDYMTLAQRLGNSRWYCWRAHYLPALAPQWFVGTLLMFPHAVLHSAALSFLGFGLAPHEPSLGILLSDALRFLSNGCWWLAVFPGLILLLIVLLFDQCARAIQQLWLRNQSC; this is encoded by the coding sequence ATGCTGCATAACCCCGCGCCGTCGCTGTTACGCTTTGTGCTTTCGGCCCTCGTGCTGGTGACTCTCACGCTGTATGGGATTTCGTTGCTCTCGTCAGATATCCCATTGGATCTGCTGGCACGCTATCAGGCGCCTAGCGCCGTACACTGGTTTGGTACTGATAATCTGGGGCGCGATCTGTGGTTGCGCTGCTTTCAAGGCGCGCTAACGAGCCTGCAGATTGGTATCGGCGCTTCGCTGTGTAGCGGGATCATCGCCATGCTGGTTGCCAGCCTGACACTGCTGCATCCTGCGCTCGATCATATGCTGCGGTTACTCGTTGATACCCTGCTGTCGTTGCCGCACCTGCTGTTATTAATACTCATCTGCTTTACCGTTGGCGGTGGCAAACACGGCGTTATTTTGGCCGTGGCGTTAACCCACTGGCCGAAGCTGTCATTGATTCTGCGCGCCGAAGCACAGCGTATCCGCACCAGTGACTATATGACTCTCGCCCAGCGTTTGGGAAATAGCCGCTGGTATTGCTGGCGAGCGCATTATTTGCCTGCTCTAGCGCCTCAATGGTTTGTTGGCACGCTATTAATGTTTCCGCATGCGGTGTTACACAGCGCGGCACTTAGCTTTCTCGGCTTCGGCCTAGCGCCGCATGAGCCTTCGTTAGGCATTTTGTTGTCTGACGCACTGCGTTTTCTCAGCAACGGTTGCTGGTGGCTGGCGGTATTTCCGGGGCTAATCCTTCTGCTGATCGTGTTGCTGTTTGATCAATGCGCTCGCGCGATTCAACAGCTATGGCTAAGGAATCAATCATGCTGA
- a CDS encoding ABC transporter permease, which produces MYTLFRLACLLTLVSAGTFTLLSFSPIDPIRAYIGNDLLHVPPQQYPLIAARWGLDQPLWLRFWHWFSQVLHGDLGYSMLYNAPVADVIGERFATSFALLASAWLLSGFLGMLLGFSAGRYLNRWPDRLICRISYLLSSLPTFWVGLLLLVVFAVHWPWFPVCCAWEPGSSAQDATIVERIRHLILPMIALSLMGLGQIALHTREKVAEVMHSDFVRYAQAQGDSGWSLLRIQVFRHALTPALCLQFASVGELLGGSLLAEKIFAYPGLGQATIDAGLRGDIPLLMGIVLFSTLLVFGGNTLAAVLLARMNRILERQ; this is translated from the coding sequence GTGTATACCCTCTTTCGTTTAGCTTGCCTGCTGACGCTGGTGTCGGCGGGCACGTTCACGCTGCTCAGTTTTTCCCCCATCGATCCCATTCGTGCCTATATCGGCAATGACTTGCTGCATGTTCCCCCGCAGCAATACCCGTTGATTGCCGCCCGTTGGGGATTAGATCAACCGCTGTGGCTGCGCTTTTGGCACTGGTTCTCACAGGTGCTGCACGGCGATCTTGGCTACTCGATGCTGTATAACGCGCCCGTAGCCGACGTGATCGGCGAGCGATTCGCCACCTCTTTCGCCTTATTGGCCAGCGCATGGTTGTTATCCGGTTTTTTAGGCATGTTGCTAGGCTTTAGCGCGGGCCGCTATCTCAACCGTTGGCCCGACCGCTTGATTTGCCGTATCAGCTATCTGTTGTCATCGCTGCCCACTTTTTGGGTTGGGCTTTTACTGCTGGTTGTTTTTGCCGTCCACTGGCCATGGTTTCCGGTATGCTGCGCTTGGGAGCCGGGTAGCAGCGCACAGGATGCAACGATCGTTGAACGCATTCGCCACCTGATTTTGCCCATGATTGCGCTCAGTCTGATGGGCTTGGGACAGATCGCATTGCATACCCGCGAGAAAGTCGCCGAAGTTATGCACAGTGACTTCGTACGCTACGCGCAGGCACAAGGTGATTCAGGCTGGTCCCTATTACGGATTCAGGTATTTCGCCACGCGCTGACGCCCGCGCTGTGTCTTCAATTTGCCTCGGTAGGTGAATTACTCGGTGGTTCTCTGCTGGCAGAGAAAATCTTTGCCTATCCCGGACTGGGGCAAGCCACGATTGATGCGGGCCTGCGCGGCGATATTCCTTTGTTGATGGGCATCGTATTATTCAGCACCCTGTTAGTCTTTGGCGGAAATACGTTAGCCGCGGTGCTGTTGGCAAGAATGAATCGAATTTTGGAACGTCAATGA
- a CDS encoding ABC transporter substrate-binding protein, whose product MPLKLKALPYALAFIFGALPLISHASAQPATQHTLKLAIGEEPTEGFDPLLGWSHGSYLLLHSPLLKQKADLSWDNLLTEKVTNSEDGKTWTLTLKPNLKFSDGSPLTAKDVAFTYNQAARGGGKIDMGNFASAKALDSRSVEMTLSAPQSTFVNVLGSLGIVSAEKYDAKTYAQKPIGAGPYRLVSFEPGQQLIVEANPYYAGHKNDFNKLVFVFLDEDSAYAAAQSGQLGLVRIAPSMSVSGQNGLKLWVRPSVENRGIVFPTTQAGKKDANGYPIGNNVTADVAIRRAINYAINRQLLADQLMEGHAIPAYSAVQGLPWDSKAAAFKDGDIAKAKQILDDAGWKVGSDGVRVKNGQKAELTLWYTSGDSTRRDLAQAVRSMLQPLGIKMDLQSGSWETVERNMHANPTLFGWGSLDPMELYHHYSSKAAGVEYYNPGYYSNKIVDQHLQQALDAPTWQKAVPFWQQVEWDGKTGAGVQGDAAWAWLLNVQHTYLANPCVDLGKAAPEIHGSWSVLNNLQDWKWTCH is encoded by the coding sequence ATGCCACTAAAACTAAAAGCGCTGCCCTACGCACTCGCCTTCATTTTTGGCGCACTGCCACTTATTTCTCACGCCAGCGCGCAACCAGCCACGCAGCACACGCTTAAACTGGCCATTGGCGAAGAGCCGACTGAAGGTTTTGATCCGCTACTTGGCTGGAGCCACGGTAGCTACTTGCTGTTACATAGCCCACTGTTAAAACAAAAGGCCGATCTTAGCTGGGATAACCTGCTGACAGAAAAAGTCACCAACAGCGAGGATGGCAAAACGTGGACGCTAACGCTAAAGCCTAACTTAAAATTCTCTGACGGCTCACCGCTCACGGCCAAAGATGTCGCCTTCACTTACAACCAAGCCGCACGCGGCGGCGGCAAGATCGATATGGGCAACTTTGCTTCGGCAAAAGCGCTAGATTCGCGCAGCGTAGAAATGACGCTCTCCGCACCGCAAAGCACTTTCGTTAACGTATTAGGCTCACTGGGCATCGTTTCCGCAGAAAAATATGATGCTAAAACCTACGCTCAGAAGCCTATCGGTGCGGGCCCTTATCGACTGGTAAGCTTTGAGCCGGGTCAACAGCTCATCGTTGAAGCAAACCCTTATTACGCCGGCCACAAAAATGATTTCAATAAATTAGTTTTTGTCTTTTTAGATGAAGACAGTGCCTATGCGGCAGCACAAAGCGGTCAGCTTGGCTTGGTGCGTATTGCGCCATCTATGTCGGTAAGCGGACAAAATGGCCTGAAGCTGTGGGTGCGACCAAGCGTAGAAAATCGAGGCATCGTATTCCCAACCACGCAGGCAGGGAAAAAAGACGCCAATGGTTATCCGATTGGCAATAACGTCACCGCCGATGTCGCCATTCGTCGTGCCATCAACTACGCCATTAACCGCCAACTGCTCGCCGATCAACTGATGGAAGGCCACGCGATCCCTGCCTACAGTGCGGTTCAAGGATTACCTTGGGACAGCAAAGCCGCAGCGTTTAAAGACGGTGACATTGCCAAAGCCAAGCAGATTTTAGACGACGCGGGCTGGAAAGTCGGCAGTGACGGCGTGCGGGTGAAAAATGGTCAGAAAGCCGAATTAACCCTGTGGTACACCAGCGGCGACAGCACCCGCCGCGATCTGGCGCAGGCCGTCCGTTCCATGCTTCAACCACTGGGTATCAAAATGGATTTGCAGTCCGGTAGTTGGGAAACCGTCGAACGCAACATGCATGCAAACCCAACGCTGTTTGGCTGGGGCAGTTTAGATCCGATGGAGCTGTATCATCATTACAGCAGCAAAGCGGCCGGGGTGGAGTATTACAATCCGGGCTATTACAGCAACAAGATCGTCGATCAGCACCTGCAGCAAGCGCTCGATGCGCCAACGTGGCAAAAAGCGGTACCGTTCTGGCAACAGGTCGAATGGGATGGCAAAACGGGTGCGGGCGTACAAGGCGATGCGGCTTGGGCTTGGTTGCTCAATGTGCAGCATACCTACTTAGCCAACCCCTGCGTCGATTTAGGTAAAGCGGCACCTGAAATTCACGGTAGCTGGTCCGTTCTCAATAATCTGCAAGATTGGAAGTGGACGTGCCATTAA